A stretch of Lactuca sativa cultivar Salinas chromosome 6, Lsat_Salinas_v11, whole genome shotgun sequence DNA encodes these proteins:
- the LOC111882629 gene encoding LOW QUALITY PROTEIN: protein NAR1 (The sequence of the model RefSeq protein was modified relative to this genomic sequence to represent the inferred CDS: substituted 5 bases at 5 genomic stop codons), whose amino-acid sequence MSEKFSATLRIGDLNDFIAPSQGCVVSMKSGSARLVDKPKKLVKTTPVKETLETDPVKISLKDCLACSGCITSVETVMLEKQSLDEFLSNINNGKNFIVSLSPQSRASIAVHYGLSPLQVFKKLTTLFKSLGVKVVFDTSCSRDLSLIESCNEFISRYKQSNSDDKESSRSFLPMISSACPGWICYAEKTLGSYVLPYISSAKSPQQSIGAIIKHHLCHKLGVRASEIYHVTVMPCYDKKLEASRDDFVFHDESXIXYRXTLNNEMNFALVVLIXGENTXINLVLLFLQTKAVVDFVNLDESPVDKLLSNVSEEENIFGVRGSSGGYADTIFRYAAKTLFDQDLKGPLDFKTIRNSDFQEVNLQVEGKTVLKFALCYGFRNLQNVVRKLKMGKCDYHYLEIMACPSGCLNGGGQLKPKSGQSGKDLIQALETTYMQNVLVVDPFENMMVKRLYESWLEHPGSEKAKQHIHTQYHPIVKSITSQLNNW is encoded by the exons ATGTCGGAAAAATTCTCGGCAACACTAAGGATCGGCGACCTTAATGATTTCATCGCACCGTCACAGGGTTGTGTTGTTTCTATGAAGTCCGGTTCCGCTAGGCTCGTTGATAAGCCAAAG AAGCTGGTAAAAACAACACCTGTCAAAGAGACTCTTGAAACAGATCCAGTAAAAATATCACTCAAGGATTGCTTAGCATGCAG TGGGTGTATTACTTCTGTAGAGACTGTTATGTTAGagaagcaaagcttggatgagttTCTATCCAATATAAACAATGGCAAAAATTTTATTGTCTCTCTTTCACCTCAATCAAGGGCTTCCATTGCTGTGCATTATGGTCTTTCtccacttcag GTTTTCAAGAAACTGACCACACTTTTCAAATCTTTGGGGGTTAAAGTTGTATTTGATACAAGTTGTAGTAGAGATTTGTCTCTTATTGAATCTTGTAACGAATTCATATCACGTTATAAACAAAGCAATTCAGATGACAAGGAATCTTCTAGATCGTTTCTACCCATGATATCCTCTGCATGTCCAG GGTGGATATGCTATGCTGAAAAAACACTTGGTTCGTATGTTTTGCCATATATTTCTTCAGCGAAGAGTCCTCAACAATCCATTGGAGCTATCATTAAGCACCATCTATGCCACAAGCTAGGCGTTAG GGCAAGTGAGATTTATCATGTGACAGTGATGCCTTGTTATGACAAAAAGCTGGAGGCTTCAAGAGAtgattttgtttttcatgatgAATCTTAGATTTAATACAGGTAAACACTCAACAATGAAATGAATTTCGCTcta GTAGTTTTGATATGAGGcgaaaatacataaataaatctaGTTTTGTTATTTTTGCAGACAAAAGCAGTAGTAGATTTCGTGaatttggatgaatctcctgttgATAAATT GTTATCGAATGTAAGTGAAGAAGAGAATATTTTTGGGGTTAGAGGAAGCTCAGGAGGATATGCAGATACAATCTTTCGTTATGCTGCAAAGACACTTTTTGATCAGGATCTCAAAGGCCCTTTGGATTTTAAAACCATTAGAAATTCTGACTTTCAGGAAGTCAACTTACAA GTAGAAGGTAAAACAGTATTGAAGTTTGCATTGTGTTATGGATTCCGAAACTTGCAAAATGTAGTCAGGAAACTTAAAATGGGAAAATGTGACTATCACTATTTGGAGATCATGGCATGCCCTTCAG gGTGCTTAAATGGAGGTGGGCAGCTGAAGCCAAAATCAGGACAATCTGGCAAAGACTTGATTCAAGCATTAGAGACCACATACATGCAAAAT GTTTTGGTTGTGGATCCATTTGAAAACATGATGGTGAAGAGGTTATACGAGTCATGGCTGGAACATCCGGGTTCAGAAAAAGCAAagcaacacatacacacacaatacCATCCTATTGTAAAAAGCATTACTTCTCAGCTCAACAACTGGTGA
- the LOC111882628 gene encoding protein NAR1, with translation MSEKFSATLRIGDLNDFIAPSQGCVVSMKSGSARLVDKPKKLVKTTPFKETLETDPVKISLKDCLACSGCITSAETVMLEKQSLDEFLSNINNGKTVIVSFSPQSRASIAVHYGLSPLQVNSFILSAFHFR, from the exons ATGTCGGAAAAATTCTCGGCAACACTAAGGATCGGCGACCTTAATGATTTCATCGCACCGTCACAGGGCTGTGTTGTTTCTATGAAGTCCGGTTCCGCTAGGCTCGTTGATAAGCCAAAG AAGCTGGTAAAAACAACACCATTTAAAGAGACTCTTGAAACAGATCCAGTAAAAATATCACTCAAGGATTGCTTAGCATGCAG TGGGTGTATTACTTCTGCAGAGACTGTTATGTTAGagaagcaaagcttggatgagttTCTATCCAATATAAACAATGGCAAAACTGTTATTGTCTCTTTTTCACCTCAGTCAAGGGCTTCCATTGCTGTGCATTATGGTCTTTCtccacttcaggtaaattccTTTATATTATCAGCCTTCCACTTTAGGTAA
- the LOC128126847 gene encoding protein NAR1-like has translation MSGKFSATLRIGDLNDFIAPSHGCLVSMKSGSAGLVDKPKKLVKTTPVKETLETDPVKISLKDCLACSGCITSAETIMLEKQSLDEFLSNINNGKTVIVSLSPQSRASIAVHYGLSPLQVFKKLTTLFKSLGVKAVFDTSCSRDLSLIESCNEF, from the exons ATGTCGGGAAAATTCTCAGCCACACTAAGGATCGGCGACCTTAATGATTTCATCGCACCATCACATGGCTGTCTTGTTTCTATGAAGTCTGGTTCCGCTGGGCTCGTTGATAAGCCAAAG AAGCTGGTAAAAACAACACCTGTTAAAGAGACTCTTGAAACAGATCCAGTAAAAATATCACTCAAGGATTGCTTAGCATGCAG TGGGTGTATTACTTCTGCAGAGACTATTATGTTAGagaagcaaagcttggatgagttTCTATCCAATATAAACAATGGCAAAACTGTTATTGTCTCTCTTTCACCTCAGTCAAGGGCTTCCATTGCTGTGCATTATGGTCTTTCtccacttcag GTTTTCAAGAAACTGACCACACTTTTCAAATCTTTGGGGGTTAAAGCTGTATTTGATACAAGTTGTAGTAGAGATTTGTCTCTTATTGAATCTTGTAACGAATTC